A single region of the Plutella xylostella chromosome 7, ilPluXylo3.1, whole genome shotgun sequence genome encodes:
- the LOC105387621 gene encoding organic cation transporter protein has protein sequence MVHKIISKITSNTDTGKEKEDVLAKLLGHIGKWQLIVFTSIFLVKFSSGTVQMAIIFLTPKASFWCSKFDSNSTTTVVNNTCYSGCVEYEYDTSPMETSIVSEWDLVCERQWLASFTQTVLQFGILIGSIMFGFLSDRYGRRSSFLASITLLIIFGFAIPFSPSYTIFTLLRFMMGIATAGTMVVSFVIVMETVGPKYREVLGCVFQIPFIVGHMSVPLFAYYFRTWDSYSLALAVPPVIYLGYFFLLSESPRWLVSVGRVEEATRIVTDAALLNNLPTANIEDTLTKLSKEILNNKTDEPKLNYIDLFRTSSLRKRTVCSCALWLIGGLTFFGVNQYITQTSPDPFVSAAAAGAIQIPSNLFAIWMVRTFNRKTSTAIFFALGGIFIIILGCVPKIFWLTLTLGSLGSACGAIFNTAIYIFTSELFPTVARNMGMGVCSMSMRIGSMIAPFVANVSYSLPWMPTVIFGLAPLVAAAICMLLPETKNRKLPDSVDDVENFV, from the exons ATGGTGCACAAGATCATTAGCAAAATAACCTCAAACACCGACACAGGCAAAGAAAAGGAAGACGTTCTAGCCAAACTACTCGGCCATATTGGAAAATGGCAGCTCATAGTCTTCACTTCCATATTTCTGGTAAAATTCTCATCAGGGACTGTACAAATGGCGATCATTTTCCTCACCCCAAAAGCCTCCTTCTGGTGTTCGAAATTTGACTCTAACAGTACAACAACTGTTGTTAATAACACGTGCTACAGTGGTTGCGTGGAGTATGAGTACGACACGAGTCCTATGGAGACCAGTATCGTGTCGGAGTGGGACCTGGTCTGCGAGCGGCAGTGGCTCGCTAGCTTCACACAGACTGTGCTGCAGTTCGGCATCTTGATCGGAAGCATCATGTTCGGGTTTCTTTCTGATAG ATATGGCCGCAGAAGCTCCTTCCTGGCATCGATAACCCTCCTCATAATATTCGGATTCGCCATCCCTTTCTCACCCAGCTACACAATCTTCACCTTACTACGCTTTATGATGGGTATAGCAACCGCAGGAACTATGGTTGTCTCTTTCGTCATCGTTATGGAGACTGTCGGGCCAAAATACCGGGAG GTTTTGGGCTGCGTTTTCCAGATCCCCTTCATTGTAGGTCACATGAGTGTGCCGCTATTCGCGTATTACTTCAGGACTTGGGACAGTTACAGTCTGGCTCTGGCTGTCCCTCCGGTGATCTACTTGGGGTACTTCTTTCTGCTGAGCGAGTCGCCGAGATGGCTGGTGTCGGTGGGGCGGGTGGAGGAAGCTACTAGGATTGTCACGGATGCCGCTTTGTT AAACAACCTCCCAACCGCCAACATCGAAGACACCCTGACCAAACTCTCCAAAGAGATCCTCAACAACAAAACCGACGAGCCTAAACTCAACTACATAGACTTGTTCCGCACTTCGAGCCTGCGCAAGCGCACAGTCTGCAGCTGCGCGCTGTGGCTCATTGGAGGACTCACGTTCTTTGGCGTCAACCAGTACATTACGCAGACTAGCCCTGACCCGTTTGTGAGCGCTGCGGCTGCCGGGGCTATACAG ATCCCGTCCAACCTGTTCGCGATATGGATGGTGAGGACGTTCAACAGAAAAACTTCCACGGCCATTTTCTTCGCATTGGGAggcatttttataataattctaGGATGCGTGCCCAAAATATTCTGGCTCACTTTGACACTCGGCAGTTTAGGCTCGGCCTGTGGCGCCATTTTTAACACCGCCATCTACATTTTCACTTCGGAACTTTTTCCTACGGTAGCTCGGAATATGGGGATGGGAGTGTGCTCTATGTCTATGAGAATAGGGTCGATGATCGCGCCATTTGTGGCGAATGTCTCCTATTCGTTGCCGTGGATGCCCACTGTCATTTTCGGTTTGGCGCCACTAGTCGCGGCCGCCATTTGCATGTTGTTGCCAGAGACGAAAAATAGAAAGTTGCCAGATAGTGTTGATGATGTTGAAAATTTTgtgtaa